Proteins from a genomic interval of Medicago truncatula cultivar Jemalong A17 chromosome 3, MtrunA17r5.0-ANR, whole genome shotgun sequence:
- the LOC11430036 gene encoding carboxymethylenebutenolidase homolog, with the protein MSEVALALALALGSSKVKMGLATARATVSICGAAAAASPSSIAKPLHPRSHCHFLPTSLFSSFCFQKKSKLILQNSVQDTAGSKVSCSLLNVESVIDDDACELVSGEELSLEDGDDNVHAYLFKAVKNNNGIGLLLLSDVYGFEDSSTRDFAYRVACNGFNILLPDLFRGNPWTKDQPNTQFEQWITGHNPERIAKDITAWTEWLADEFMTEGVSRKLGIIGFCFGGGKVLEVLAQDQDACFGTGISFYGTRIDSLVASDVKVPVLFILGDNDPICAVSEIKNIQTTIDSGSKVVIFPGRGHGFAHRPESVEEDKDAEQAYVIMRDWIHEHLV; encoded by the exons atgAGTGAGGTAGCACTAGCACTAGCACTAGCACTAGGAAGCAGTAAAGTGAAGATGGGGCTAGCAACAGCAAGAGCAACTGTAAGCATTTGTggtgctgctgctgctgcatcACCATCAAGCATTGCAAAGCCTCTCCATCCTCGTTCTCACTGCCATTTCCTTCCAACCTCTCTTTTCTCCTCCT TTTGTTTTCAGAAAAAAAGCAAATTGATTCTTCAAAATTCAGTTCAAGATACTGCAGGCTCAAAAGTATCATGTAGTTTACTGAATGTGGAAAGTGTGATAGATGATGATGCATGTGAATTAGTCAGTGGAGAGGAGCTTTCGTTAGAGGATGGCGATGATAATGTTCATGCTTATCTTTTCAAGGCAGTAAAAAATAACAATGGAATTGGCCTATTGCTTCTTTCTGATGTTTATGGGTTTGAGGACTCCTCCACAAGAGATTTTGCATATCGAGTAGCTTGCAATGGTTTCAA CATTCTACTTCCAGACTTATTTCGTGGAAATCCATGGACAAAGGACCAGCCAAACACTCAGTTTGAACAATGGATTACTGGACATAACCCTGAGAGGATTGCAAAAGACATTACCGCGTGGACAGAGTGGCTGGCAGATGAATTCATGACTGAAGGAGTTTCCAGAAAACTTGGCATAATTGGTTTTTGCTTTGGAGGAGGCAAAGTGTTAGAGGTCCTAGCCCAAGACCAAGATGCTTGCTTCGGCACTGGAATCTCCTTTTATGGTACAAGGATAGATTCGCTTGTTGCTTCTGATGTAAAAGTTCCCGTCTTGTTTATTTTAGGGGACAATGACCCAATTTGTGCTGtaagtgaaataaaaaatattcagacTACAATTGATAGTGGCTCCAAAGTAGTGATATTCCCTGGTAGAGGTCATGGATTTGCCCACCGACCTGAATCTGTGGAAGAAGACAAGGATGCTGAACAAGCCTACGTAATTATGAGAGACTGGATACATGAAcatttggtgtaa
- the LOC11427223 gene encoding DNA replication complex GINS protein PSF1, translated as MFGRKACQLVKEFASGEKGQLTPFNKDLFEQVVGECSQHHLDLQSLIRKMQEEGLDVQTARNADHYGALIHLFSIVRNKRCLTAYVYNRAETIRNLLWKIGPVIPKEIEEKLDHREEEYFKKHSSALKSYMSKVFVDLTVDMVPPKDPYIQVRVLEDIREGIVLSDDKNPNFARHSMHFLKRTDAEKYISRGLMEELTG; from the exons ATGTTTGGGAGAAAAGCTTGCCAACTTGTGAAAGAATTTGCAAGTGGAGAAAAGGGTCAGCTCACACCATTTAAT AAAGACTTGTTTGAGCAAGTAGTTGGAGAGTGCAGCCAACATCACCTTGACCTTCAGTCCTTGATAAG GAAGATGCAGGAAGAAGGTTTGGATGTCCAAACTGCTAGAAATGCTGACCACTACGGAGCCCTCATCCACCTATTTTCTATAGTCCGAAATAAACGTTGTCTAACGGCCTATGT GTATAATCGAGCAGAAACTATACGGAACTTGTTATGGAAGATAGGGCCTGTGATTCCTAAAGAAATTGAAGAGAAGCTTGATCATAGAGAGGAAGAGTATTTCAAGAAGCATTCTTCAGCATTGAAATCGTATATGTCAAAAGTGTTTGTTGATCTGACTGTG GATATGGTACCGCCAAAAGATCCATACATTCAAGTAAGGGTCCTTGAAGACATAAGAGAAGGCATTGTACTTAGTGATGATAAGAATCCCAATTTTGCCCGCCATTCCATGCATTTTCTGAAACGAACTGATGCTGAGAAATATATCTCACGG GGCTTAATGGAGGAGCTCACTGGTTGA